A part of Papaver somniferum cultivar HN1 unplaced genomic scaffold, ASM357369v1 unplaced-scaffold_118, whole genome shotgun sequence genomic DNA contains:
- the LOC113330536 gene encoding uncharacterized protein LOC113330536, protein MENYYTQPTYPSDSRDSSPRSSTREIDCENSWPDQEQSNYKVKFMCSYGGKILPRPHDNQLTYIGGETKILSVDRNIKFSGIISKLNSLSDYNDVYFKYQLPGEDLDALISVTNDEDLEHMMVEFDRLIINHRSNSGSNGGSNKPARLRLFLFSLNNNNNNPSSPTSSNVSTDNQKTTNQQWFVDALNSVNNPLINQSLDSSVSSPPAAVKVPSDFLFGFEKAQLQNNSNIPAKLQQQTQQQEIRQELHRDVSDQSLKKSSAGSDSSAKEEIRQMRQTDEMLARAFHGEHYIQKIPDQQPKLVPVMAPAAATATTVTPMASSQLPTLPTNVPTGYWQQQERQVPVSGGYHVGPSGIVDQPPPLQQQQHQAYLLHAPGGYAPNNMYQQTRPVSGQVNQGPQHGYYGTPQQRVMQDVYREPVYGMGPPPPQPTRMTGGGGYGDGVSMVRTPALPVSRVPVGTESGYTTQMGYDNTGRQVYYTTATGGGGVVVPTPFQTDARQTTGVVNQDGIAKVVLKTPQPQ, encoded by the exons ATGGAGAATTACTATACTCAACCAACATATCCATCAGATTCAAGAGATTCATCACCAAGATCATCAACAAGAGAGATCGATTGTGAGAATTCATGGCCGGATCAAGAACAATCCAATTACAAAGTCAAATTCATGTGTAGTTATGGCGGTAAAATCTTACCAAGGCCACATGATAATCAACTGACGTATATTGGTGGAGAAACAAAGATATTATCAGTGGATAGAAATATTAAATTCTCTGGTATCATTTCTAAACTTAATTCATTATCTGATTATAATGATGTTTATTTTAAATATCAATTACCTGGTGAGGATTTAGATGCTTTGATTTCTgttacaaatgatgaagatcttgaaCATATGATGGTTGAATTTGATCGTCTTATTATTAATCATCGTAGTAATAGTGGAAGTAATGGTGGATCTAATAAACCTGCTAGGCTAAGATTATTTTTGTTCtcattgaataataataataataatccttCGTCGCCAACTTCATCGAATGTCTCTACGGATAATCAGAAGacaacaaatcaacaatggtTTGTTGATGCGTTGAATTCTGTTAACAATCCATTGATAAATCAATCACTTGATAGTTCTGTTTCGTCTCCACCGGCTGCTGTAAAGGTTCCTTCAGATTTTCTTTTCGGTTTCGAGAAAGCGCAGTTACAGAATAACAGCAACATTCCTGCTAAACTACAACAACAAACGCAGCAACAGGAAATAAGACAAGAGTTACACAGAGATGTATCTGACCAATCTCTGAAGAAATCGTCAGCTGGATCTGATTCCTCGGCCAAAGAAGAGATTCGGCAAATG AGACAGACTGATGAAATGTTAGCTAGAGCTTTTCATGGAGAACATTACATACAAAAAATTCCTGATCAACAACCAAAGCTGGTACCTGTCATGGCACCAGCTGCAGCGACGGCAACCACTGTAACCCCGATGGCATCGTCTCAGTTACCGACTCTACCAACAAATGTTCCTACAGGTTATTGGCAACAACAGGAGCGGCAAGTGCCAGTAAGTGGTGGATATCATGTGGGTCCTTCTGGAATTGTTGATCAACCACCGCCactacagcagcaacaacatcaggCATATTTACTTCATGCACCGGGTGGCTATGCACCAAACAATATGTACCAGCAAACTCGACCTGTTAGTGGTCAAGTTAACCAAGGACCACAACATGGTTACTATGGAACGCCGCAACAGAGAGTGATGCAGGATGTTTACAGGGAACCTGTGTACGGGATGGGACCACCCCCACCGCAACCAACGAGAATGACTGGTGGTGGTGGATACGGAGATGGTGTCAGTATGGTCCGAACACCAGCATTACCTGTGAGCAGAGTTCCAGTGGGTACAGAAAGTGGATATACAACACAAATGGGATATGATAATACTGGTAGACAAGTTTATTACACCACCgctactggtggtggtggtgttgtggTACCCACACCATTTCAGACTGATGCAAGACAAACTACTGGTGTGGTAAATCAAGATGGTATTGCTAAGGTTGTTCTCAAAACTCCACAACCTCAATAA
- the LOC113330506 gene encoding uncharacterized protein LOC113330506, translating to MASQANTQNIASQIVRGPKFSLEEDKAICEAYVVLTLDPINGIQQPHHTLWGNIFTNFCQETGNPKDRDASGLSHRFGAISKDMNSWVALMMQMKQKRGSGDTVVDVGSCTYILMEWNGCDKSKKKLRKAAQDAAQSSISVDFKLQDYFEKQEKNDVDKLVERKKMATEMKKGCKEVEKNIFNAHMRGIVEMDTSKMNRAQLKFWQDKFNTIQVHKAQERPPPTKGYSSEEEEVHEEDIDYAITLS from the exons ATGGCAAGTCAAGCAAATACACAGAATATTGCATCACAAATAGTTCGCGGTCCGAAGTTCAGTTTGGAGGAAGATAAAGCTATCTGCGAAGCTTATGTAGTACTTACGCTTGATCCAATCAATGGTATTCAACAGCCACATCATACGCTTTGGGGAAATATTTTTACAAACTTTTGTCAGGAAACCGGGAATCCAAAAGACCGTGATGCTTCCGGGTTGTCACATCGTTTTGGTGCAATCAGCAAAGACATGAACAGTTGGGTTGCTTTGATGATGCAGATGAAACAAAAAAGAGGAAGTGGTGATACCGTTGTTGATGTGGGAAGTTGCACTTACATATT GATGGAATGGAATGGGTGtgataaaagcaaaaaaaaactcAGAAAGGCAGCGCAAGATGCTGCTCAATCATCAATTTCAGTTGATTTTAAGCTTCAAGATTattttgaaaaacaagaaaaaaatgatgTGGATAAATTAGTTGAACGTAAGAAAATGGCTACAGAAATGAAGAAAGGTTGTAAGGAagttgaaaaaaatatttttaatgcGCACATGCGAGGAATTGTGGAAATGGACACTTCCAAGATGAATCGGGCACAACTGAAATTCTGGCAGGATAAATTTAATACAATTCAAGTACATAAGGCCCAGGAGCGGCCACCACCAACTAAAGGATATTCTTCTGAGGAAGAAGAGGTCCATGAGGAGGATATCGACTACGCCATCACATTGTCTTAG
- the LOC113330570 gene encoding pentatricopeptide repeat-containing protein At5g64320, mitochondrial-like isoform X2 produces the protein MFSAKADKQSGTCNSVDDENEWEKLLKPFDIEELRNTLYGITPHQLCKILKLPLSVPISLEIYEWAGRQIGYSHSFDVYYLLIDKLGAEREFSAIDKLLCKMKEEKIAFREDLFILIMKWYGKASLPGKATQVLEEMDDLFGCKPTFKSYNVVLDILVTGSCPKTAHTVFLKMLKRRVSPTVFTFSVVMKALCSVNEVDAACSLHRKMILHGCVPDSIIYQTLIHALSKDNRVDDAYNLLQEMIVMYCTPDVETFNDIVQGLCRFGRTEKATDLVNKMLRRGLVPDSVTFGVLMHGLCREGKVDDARNILGELPKPKRNVVMYNTLLNGYVSIGRFDEAKAVMYDDMLPAGHTPNLFTYNILIRGLCKSGSLGSAHELLHEMAFRGCQPNIFTYTILIDGFCKEGRLPEAASLLEEIAAKGIRLNTVIHNCLISALTKNGEVHEAMDIFEKMSSEGCKADVFTFNSLIYGLCKADRMEEALGFYHDMLSKGVIANTVTYNTLIHALLRTGKLQLAEDVLHDMVTRGCSLDVITYNALIKKYVTEESVDKAWGMYNGMIEKGVAPNNVSFNMLVNGLCRTGRVEEACKLLTDNIEQGFEPDMVSYNSIINGFCKVGRIHEAMKLLDKLNHAGVRPDIITYNTIISWYCKARMLDDAYLLLHRGVENGLTPNSRTWYILICNFIKEIDE, from the coding sequence ATGTTCTCTGCCAAAGCTGATAAACAATCTGGGACCTGTAATAGTGTAGATGACGAGAATGAATGGGAGAAACTACTCAAACCTTTTGATATCGAAGAACTCAGAAATACGCTTTACGGGATAACTCCACATCAGCTTTGTAAAATACTTAAACTCCCCCTCAGCGTGCCCATATCTCTGGAGATATATGAATGGGCAGGTAGGCAGATCGGGTATTCTCATTCTTTTGATGTATACTATCTGTTGATTGATAAGCTTGGTGCTGAGCGTGAGTTCAGTGCTATAGATAAGTTATTATGCAAAATGAAGGAGGAAAAGATAGCCTTTAGAgaggatttatttattttgattatgAAGTGGTATGGGAAAGCAAGTTTACCAGGGAAAGCAACACAGGTTCTCGAGGAAATGGATGATCTTTTTGGCTGCAAACCCACTTTCAAATCTTATAATGTAGTATTGGATATCCTGGTAACTGGAAGCTGCCCTAAAACTGCTCATACAGTGTTTCTTAAAATGTTGAAGAGACGAGTTTCGCCGACTGTTTTCACCTTTTCCGTGGTCATGAAAGCCCTTTGCTCGGTGAATGAGGTGGATGCCGCGTGTTCACTTCATAGGAAAATGATCTTACATGGTTGTGTGCCCGACTCAATAATTTATCAGACTCTCATTCATGCCCTCTCCAAAGATAATAGGGTAGATGATGCCTATAATTtattgcaagagatgattgtaatGTACTGCACTCCTGATGTTGAAACCTTCAATGATATCGTGCAAGGTCTCTGCAGGTTCGGCCGGACAGAAAAAGCAACAGATTTAGTCAACAAGATGCTTCGCCGGGGATTAGTTCCAGATTCAGTTACTTTTGGGGTTTTGATGCATGGATTATGCAGAGAAGGGAAGGTTGATGATGCAAGAAATATCTTGGGGGAATTACCTAAACCTAAACGTAATGTTGTCATGTATAATACCTTGCTTAATGGGTATGTGAGTATAGGACGGTTCGATGAAGCTAAAGCTGTTATGTATGATGACATGTTACCTGCTGGGCACACCCCGAATCTGTTCACATATAACATCCTAATCCGTGGCCTATGCAAGTCTGGATCTTTGGGTTCAGCACATGAGCTGCTGCATGAAATGGCATTCAGGGGTTGCCAGCCGAATATATTCACGTATACAATATTGATCGATGGGTTTTGTAAGGAAGGTCGATTGCCAGAAGCTGCTAGCCTTCTGGAGGAGATTGCAGCTAAGGGAATTCGTCTGAACACTGTTATTCACAATTGCCTTATATCCGCACTTACCAAAAATGGAGAAGTTCATGAAGCTATGGATATATTTGAGAAAATGTCAAGTGAAGGATGTAAGGCTGATGTATTTACATTCAATTCTCTTATATATGGGTTGTGCAAGGCTGATCGTATGGAGGAGGCATTAGGCTTTTATCATGATATGTTATCAAAAGGCGTGATAGCCAACACTGTGACTTACAATACATTGATCCATGCCTTACTTAGGACGGGGAAGCTGCAGTTAGCTGAGGATGTTTTGCATGACATGGTTACAAGAGGGTGTTCCCTCGATGTAATCACATATAATGCCTTAATTAAAAAATACGTGACAGAAGAATCTGTTGACAAGGCTTGGGGAATGTACAATGGAATGATTGAAAAAGGTGTTGCTCCTAACAATGTTTCCTTCAACATGTTGGTTAATGGCCTTTGTAGAACAGGTAGAGTAGAAGAGGCATGTAAGCTTTTGACAGATAACATCGAGCAAGGTTTTGAACCAGACATGGTTTCTTATAATAGCATAATAAATGGTTTCTGCAAGGTGGGGCGTATTCACGAGGCAATGAAGTTACTAGATAAGTTAAACCACGCTGGGGTGAGGCCCGACATTATTACTTATAACACTATTATCAGTTGGTATTGCAAAGCAAGAATGCTTGACGACGCATACTTACTTCTACATAGAGGGGTGGAAAATGGGCTTACACCTAATTCCAGGACATGGTATATACTTATCTGCAACTTTATTAAAGAGATTGATGAATAA
- the LOC113330570 gene encoding pentatricopeptide repeat-containing protein At5g64320, mitochondrial-like isoform X3 translates to MLMAFTLLGHKWARKDKLLLLDYIFKRLITNNTNCSTIQIQMFSAKADKQSGTCNSVDDENEWEKLLKPFDIEELRNTLYGITPHQLCKILKLPLSVPISLEIYEWAGRQIGYSHSFDVYYLLIDKLGAEREFSAIDKLLCKMKEEKIAFREDLFILIMKWYGKASLPGKATQVLEEMDDLFGCKPTFKSYNVVLDILVTGSCPKTAHTVFLKMLKRRVSPTVFTFSVVMKALCSVNEVDAACSLHRKMILHGCVPDSIIYQTLIHALSKDNRVDDAYNLLQEMIVMYCTPDVETFNDIVQGLCRFGRTEKATDLVNKMLRRGLVPDSVTFGVLMHGLCREGKVDDARNILGELPKPKRNVVMYNTLLNGYVSIGRFDEAKAVMYDDMLPAGHTPNLFTYNILIRGLCKSGSLGSAHELLHEMAFRGCQPNIFTYTILIDGFCKEGRLPEAASLLEEIAAKGIRLNTVIHNCLISALTKNGEVHEAMDIFEKMSSEGCKADVFTFNSLIYGLCKADRMEEALGFYHDMLSKGVIANTVTYNTLIHALLRTGKLQLAEDVLHDMVTRGCSLDVITYNALIKKYVTEESVDKAWGMYNGMIEKGVAPNNVSFNMLVNGLCRTGGAYSRGNEVTR, encoded by the exons ATGTTAATGGCCTTTACTTTGTTAGGTCATAAATGGGCAAGAAAAGATAAGTTGCTTCTGTTGGATTATATATTCAAAAGATTGATTACAAATAACACGAATTGTTCCACTATCCAGATTCAG ATGTTCTCTGCCAAAGCTGATAAACAATCTGGGACCTGTAATAGTGTAGATGACGAGAATGAATGGGAGAAACTACTCAAACCTTTTGATATCGAAGAACTCAGAAATACGCTTTACGGGATAACTCCACATCAGCTTTGTAAAATACTTAAACTCCCCCTCAGCGTGCCCATATCTCTGGAGATATATGAATGGGCAGGTAGGCAGATCGGGTATTCTCATTCTTTTGATGTATACTATCTGTTGATTGATAAGCTTGGTGCTGAGCGTGAGTTCAGTGCTATAGATAAGTTATTATGCAAAATGAAGGAGGAAAAGATAGCCTTTAGAgaggatttatttattttgattatgAAGTGGTATGGGAAAGCAAGTTTACCAGGGAAAGCAACACAGGTTCTCGAGGAAATGGATGATCTTTTTGGCTGCAAACCCACTTTCAAATCTTATAATGTAGTATTGGATATCCTGGTAACTGGAAGCTGCCCTAAAACTGCTCATACAGTGTTTCTTAAAATGTTGAAGAGACGAGTTTCGCCGACTGTTTTCACCTTTTCCGTGGTCATGAAAGCCCTTTGCTCGGTGAATGAGGTGGATGCCGCGTGTTCACTTCATAGGAAAATGATCTTACATGGTTGTGTGCCCGACTCAATAATTTATCAGACTCTCATTCATGCCCTCTCCAAAGATAATAGGGTAGATGATGCCTATAATTtattgcaagagatgattgtaatGTACTGCACTCCTGATGTTGAAACCTTCAATGATATCGTGCAAGGTCTCTGCAGGTTCGGCCGGACAGAAAAAGCAACAGATTTAGTCAACAAGATGCTTCGCCGGGGATTAGTTCCAGATTCAGTTACTTTTGGGGTTTTGATGCATGGATTATGCAGAGAAGGGAAGGTTGATGATGCAAGAAATATCTTGGGGGAATTACCTAAACCTAAACGTAATGTTGTCATGTATAATACCTTGCTTAATGGGTATGTGAGTATAGGACGGTTCGATGAAGCTAAAGCTGTTATGTATGATGACATGTTACCTGCTGGGCACACCCCGAATCTGTTCACATATAACATCCTAATCCGTGGCCTATGCAAGTCTGGATCTTTGGGTTCAGCACATGAGCTGCTGCATGAAATGGCATTCAGGGGTTGCCAGCCGAATATATTCACGTATACAATATTGATCGATGGGTTTTGTAAGGAAGGTCGATTGCCAGAAGCTGCTAGCCTTCTGGAGGAGATTGCAGCTAAGGGAATTCGTCTGAACACTGTTATTCACAATTGCCTTATATCCGCACTTACCAAAAATGGAGAAGTTCATGAAGCTATGGATATATTTGAGAAAATGTCAAGTGAAGGATGTAAGGCTGATGTATTTACATTCAATTCTCTTATATATGGGTTGTGCAAGGCTGATCGTATGGAGGAGGCATTAGGCTTTTATCATGATATGTTATCAAAAGGCGTGATAGCCAACACTGTGACTTACAATACATTGATCCATGCCTTACTTAGGACGGGGAAGCTGCAGTTAGCTGAGGATGTTTTGCATGACATGGTTACAAGAGGGTGTTCCCTCGATGTAATCACATATAATGCCTTAATTAAAAAATACGTGACAGAAGAATCTGTTGACAAGGCTTGGGGAATGTACAATGGAATGATTGAAAAAGGTGTTGCTCCTAACAATGTTTCCTTCAACATGTTGGTTAATGGCCTTTGTAGAACAG GTGGGGCGTATTCACGAGGCAATGAAGTTACTAGATAA
- the LOC113330570 gene encoding pentatricopeptide repeat-containing protein At5g64320, mitochondrial-like isoform X1, whose amino-acid sequence MLMAFTLLGHKWARKDKLLLLDYIFKRLITNNTNCSTIQIQMFSAKADKQSGTCNSVDDENEWEKLLKPFDIEELRNTLYGITPHQLCKILKLPLSVPISLEIYEWAGRQIGYSHSFDVYYLLIDKLGAEREFSAIDKLLCKMKEEKIAFREDLFILIMKWYGKASLPGKATQVLEEMDDLFGCKPTFKSYNVVLDILVTGSCPKTAHTVFLKMLKRRVSPTVFTFSVVMKALCSVNEVDAACSLHRKMILHGCVPDSIIYQTLIHALSKDNRVDDAYNLLQEMIVMYCTPDVETFNDIVQGLCRFGRTEKATDLVNKMLRRGLVPDSVTFGVLMHGLCREGKVDDARNILGELPKPKRNVVMYNTLLNGYVSIGRFDEAKAVMYDDMLPAGHTPNLFTYNILIRGLCKSGSLGSAHELLHEMAFRGCQPNIFTYTILIDGFCKEGRLPEAASLLEEIAAKGIRLNTVIHNCLISALTKNGEVHEAMDIFEKMSSEGCKADVFTFNSLIYGLCKADRMEEALGFYHDMLSKGVIANTVTYNTLIHALLRTGKLQLAEDVLHDMVTRGCSLDVITYNALIKKYVTEESVDKAWGMYNGMIEKGVAPNNVSFNMLVNGLCRTGRVEEACKLLTDNIEQGFEPDMVSYNSIINGFCKVGRIHEAMKLLDKLNHAGVRPDIITYNTIISWYCKARMLDDAYLLLHRGVENGLTPNSRTWYILICNFIKEIDE is encoded by the exons ATGTTAATGGCCTTTACTTTGTTAGGTCATAAATGGGCAAGAAAAGATAAGTTGCTTCTGTTGGATTATATATTCAAAAGATTGATTACAAATAACACGAATTGTTCCACTATCCAGATTCAG ATGTTCTCTGCCAAAGCTGATAAACAATCTGGGACCTGTAATAGTGTAGATGACGAGAATGAATGGGAGAAACTACTCAAACCTTTTGATATCGAAGAACTCAGAAATACGCTTTACGGGATAACTCCACATCAGCTTTGTAAAATACTTAAACTCCCCCTCAGCGTGCCCATATCTCTGGAGATATATGAATGGGCAGGTAGGCAGATCGGGTATTCTCATTCTTTTGATGTATACTATCTGTTGATTGATAAGCTTGGTGCTGAGCGTGAGTTCAGTGCTATAGATAAGTTATTATGCAAAATGAAGGAGGAAAAGATAGCCTTTAGAgaggatttatttattttgattatgAAGTGGTATGGGAAAGCAAGTTTACCAGGGAAAGCAACACAGGTTCTCGAGGAAATGGATGATCTTTTTGGCTGCAAACCCACTTTCAAATCTTATAATGTAGTATTGGATATCCTGGTAACTGGAAGCTGCCCTAAAACTGCTCATACAGTGTTTCTTAAAATGTTGAAGAGACGAGTTTCGCCGACTGTTTTCACCTTTTCCGTGGTCATGAAAGCCCTTTGCTCGGTGAATGAGGTGGATGCCGCGTGTTCACTTCATAGGAAAATGATCTTACATGGTTGTGTGCCCGACTCAATAATTTATCAGACTCTCATTCATGCCCTCTCCAAAGATAATAGGGTAGATGATGCCTATAATTtattgcaagagatgattgtaatGTACTGCACTCCTGATGTTGAAACCTTCAATGATATCGTGCAAGGTCTCTGCAGGTTCGGCCGGACAGAAAAAGCAACAGATTTAGTCAACAAGATGCTTCGCCGGGGATTAGTTCCAGATTCAGTTACTTTTGGGGTTTTGATGCATGGATTATGCAGAGAAGGGAAGGTTGATGATGCAAGAAATATCTTGGGGGAATTACCTAAACCTAAACGTAATGTTGTCATGTATAATACCTTGCTTAATGGGTATGTGAGTATAGGACGGTTCGATGAAGCTAAAGCTGTTATGTATGATGACATGTTACCTGCTGGGCACACCCCGAATCTGTTCACATATAACATCCTAATCCGTGGCCTATGCAAGTCTGGATCTTTGGGTTCAGCACATGAGCTGCTGCATGAAATGGCATTCAGGGGTTGCCAGCCGAATATATTCACGTATACAATATTGATCGATGGGTTTTGTAAGGAAGGTCGATTGCCAGAAGCTGCTAGCCTTCTGGAGGAGATTGCAGCTAAGGGAATTCGTCTGAACACTGTTATTCACAATTGCCTTATATCCGCACTTACCAAAAATGGAGAAGTTCATGAAGCTATGGATATATTTGAGAAAATGTCAAGTGAAGGATGTAAGGCTGATGTATTTACATTCAATTCTCTTATATATGGGTTGTGCAAGGCTGATCGTATGGAGGAGGCATTAGGCTTTTATCATGATATGTTATCAAAAGGCGTGATAGCCAACACTGTGACTTACAATACATTGATCCATGCCTTACTTAGGACGGGGAAGCTGCAGTTAGCTGAGGATGTTTTGCATGACATGGTTACAAGAGGGTGTTCCCTCGATGTAATCACATATAATGCCTTAATTAAAAAATACGTGACAGAAGAATCTGTTGACAAGGCTTGGGGAATGTACAATGGAATGATTGAAAAAGGTGTTGCTCCTAACAATGTTTCCTTCAACATGTTGGTTAATGGCCTTTGTAGAACAGGTAGAGTAGAAGAGGCATGTAAGCTTTTGACAGATAACATCGAGCAAGGTTTTGAACCAGACATGGTTTCTTATAATAGCATAATAAATGGTTTCTGCAAGGTGGGGCGTATTCACGAGGCAATGAAGTTACTAGATAAGTTAAACCACGCTGGGGTGAGGCCCGACATTATTACTTATAACACTATTATCAGTTGGTATTGCAAAGCAAGAATGCTTGACGACGCATACTTACTTCTACATAGAGGGGTGGAAAATGGGCTTACACCTAATTCCAGGACATGGTATATACTTATCTGCAACTTTATTAAAGAGATTGATGAATAA